The proteins below are encoded in one region of Belonocnema kinseyi isolate 2016_QV_RU_SX_M_011 chromosome 1, B_treatae_v1, whole genome shotgun sequence:
- the LOC117180764 gene encoding zinc finger MYM-type protein 1-like: MNDYRKKLSGAAYKKRAAEKSQKEQEALQKTRKLDSFFKEKQIDEKCVHDTNEEYSEKRGSNELRRNSLNGCSKSTENKGERSSYNREYNSVERENVFKLKQLANTQNRIDGNLTSQLEGEISYWKSVLRRVVSATKTFASRGLAFRGSDETLGSPDNGNFLMLIEFLAEFDPFMEDHIRKFGNKGSVDSTPDVSHVDQLAFVIRFVTDDGDPVERFLLFVKNPGHKGHELADAVVSTMEAFGLKVIDCRGQSYDNASNCSGMYKGLQVRIRGINGLAIYAPCGAHSLNLVGVHAVESCSEAVLFFNVLQTLYNFFTASTHRWEILRSTEKTKSITLASLSTTRWSARDDAVEVLNQYFQDIVEILKTIEKTDTENAITKQEAKGIREQLEKLEVAFMLVLWSFLLSRINGVSQKLQKVDISIAEVIGQYRGLIKMVAYTRNEFYSFERKALQISATQLYASDFSRKKIRKLRVDETIDSEVQFSGRNVFRVNTFNVILDKLSTELEERCAKYQVIYENFAIITQFDKLESSEIRAKSKLLREIYHSDFESSLDDEFVHFYAFCHDKQIQQKSPLELLRYLRGNDLSCVFPNVEIAYRIFITIAVTNCSAEKKNYLRSTMKEDRLNSLAILCFESELLRSLDFDNLITQFANKKVRRVFI, translated from the exons CAAATGAAGAGTATTCTGAAAAACGAG GTTCCAATGAATTGCGTCGAAATTCATTGAATGGCTGTTCAAAATCAACTGAAAACAAAGGAGAACGATCGAGTTATAACCGGGAATATAATTCAGTAGAACGAG AAAATGTCTTTAAGCTAAAGCAATTAGCTAACACTCAAAACAGAATCGATGGCAATTTAACCTCTCAACTTGAGGGGGAGATTTCCTATTGGAAAAGTGTTTTACGTAGAGTTGTTTCAGCTACAAAAACTTTTGCTTCGCGTGGTCTTGCGTTTAGGGGTAGCGATGAAACATTAGGCTCACCAGATAATGGCAACTTTCTAATGCTGATCGAATTTCTCGCGGAATTTGATCCTTTTATGGAGGATCACATCAGGAAGTTTGGCAACAAGGGCTCTG tAGATTCAACACCTGATGTATCACACGTAGACCAACTTGCCTTCGTAATTAGATTTGTCACTGACGATGGTGATCCGGTAGAACGTTTTTTGTTATTCGTTAAGAATCCCGGGCATAAGGGACATGAATTGGCAGATGCAGTGGTTTCTACTATGGAGGCTTTCGGCCTGAAAGTTATTGACTGCAGAGGTCAATCTTACGATAACGCCAGCAATTGTTCAGGAATGTACAAGGGTTTACAAGTGCGAATTCGCGGAATCAATGGTTTAGCTATTTATGCTCCATGTGGTGCTCACTCTTTGAATTTGGTAGGAGTTCATGCAGTGGAAAGTTGTTCAgaagcagttttattttttaacgtgcTTCAAACATTGTACAATTTCTTCACAGCGTCTACACATCGATGGGAAATTTTAAGGTCCACTGAAAAAACTAAATCAATCACATTAGCATCTTTGTCCACTACTAGATGGTCTGCTCGTGATGACGCAGTTGAggttttgaatcaatattttcagGACATAGTTGAGATTTTAAAAACGATAGAAAAAACTGATACGGAAAATGCAATAACCAAACAGGAAGCTAAAGGCATTCGTGAACAATTGGAAAAACTGGAGGTTGCTTTTATGCTGGTTTTGTGGTCTTTTTTGCTTTCAAGAATCAACGGTGTCAGTCAGAAATTGCAAAAAGTTGACATTAGCATTGCTGAGGTTATCGGTCAGTACCGTGGGCTCATAAAAATGGTTGCTTACACTCGGaatgaattttatagttttgaaCGAAAAGCACTCCAAATATCCGCTACTCAATTGTATGCGTCAGATTTTTCccggaaaaaaataagaaaactacGTGTCGATGAAACAATAGATAGTGAAGTTCAATTTTCGGGTCGGAACGTGTTTAGAGTTAATACTTTCAACGTCATTTTAGATAAGTTGTCAACTGAACTAGAAGAAAGATGTGCAAAATATCAAGTTATTTATGAAAACTTTGCCATTATCACTCAATTTGATAAGCTAGAATCAAGTGAAATTCGTGCGAAATCAAAATTACTCAGAGAAATCTATCACTCGGACTTTGAATCTTCATTGGACGATGAGTTTGTTCACTTTTACGCATTTTGTCATGACAAACAAATTCAGCAAAAGTCTCCATTAGAGTTATTAAGATATCTCCGTGGAAATGATTTGTCTTGTGTCTTTCCGAATGTTGAAATTGCTTATAGAATATTCATTACTATTGCTGTGACCAACTGTAGcgcagaaaaaaaaaactatttgcgcTCCACAATGAAAGAAGATCGCCTTAACAGCTTAGCAATTTTGTGTTTCGAATCTGAGTTGCTGCGTTCTTTGGACTTCGACAACTTAATCACCCAATTTGCCAATAAAAAAGTTCGGCGAGTATTTatctaa